TGCCTTGGCGGGCTTTTCGGTCTTCTTTGGCAGCAAAACAGCCTGAATGTTGGGCAACACACCGCCCTGAGCGATGGTCACGCGACCCAAGAGTTTGTTCAACTCCTCGTCGTTACGCACCGCCAGCTGTAAATGGCGGGGAATGATGCGAGTCTTCTTGTTGTCACGAGCGGCGTTTCCAGCCAACTCCAGGATCTCAGCAGTAAGATACTCGAGCACAGCGGCGAGATAAACTGGAGCTCCAGCACCGACGCGCTCTCCATAGTTACCCTTGCGAAGAAGTCTGTGAACGCGGCCTACAGGAAACTGAAGTCCGGCCCTGGATGAACGAGTCTTAGCCTTTGCTCTGGCCTTTCCACCGGTTTTGCCTCTGCCGCTCATTTTCGATTTATTCTTGTAACCACAAAAATATGTGATTCAATGATGTTGTTTCCAGTATTTAAGAGCTGCTTTATTTGCCTATTGGTTGAAGTCTGTGAAAAGTTCAAACCAATCACTGAACTTCCCTCCAAACGCTAAAGCCCGCCCCTTCTATCTTTCTGCCTGCCTTTGTTTTACAATTTTCGCTTATATTCACGTTTATAGATTTGGCAGATTCTTTCATCCAACTTACAGTTCAttataatgtatacatttatatgtGTTTATCTGTATGTGTTACATGAGGACAGATGTTTAAACTGGCAGAAACTGAAATAAAGAAACTGAACAAACATAAACAAGCCAAGGTGGAACGTAGTAAAGAATTTTTACTTTTCTAGTGAACAAAATACAAGCATCTGTACTGTATCAGTGTTATTATGCTGCAATAACTTTTACTTACAGCTTTACTCTATTGCACGTCATAAATACGAAACTTCTTTAACTTTAATACTCAAGTTAATTAAAAATCTAATGCTTTCTAATGGCAAAGACGCTGCAAAATCTATGTGGCactacagtaaaaaatatcAGAGACTTCTTAGTAGAAGCACTATTTTATTTAGTATTGattgttttaataaatcaaattCAGAAAATTAACTGCAAAAAACATTACACATATTGAAACATTGCTCTTTAAAGGGCTGGtgggtggctcttaaaagagcctttgagtgtaaaaaaaagtattgacTTTATTTCTTTTTGGGCGCTGCCTTTTTAGGCTTAGCTGCTTTGGGCTTTGCCGTCTTGGGTTTAGCAGCCTTCGCTTTCTTGGGGCTCTTCGCTGCTTTCTTAGGAGCCGCTGGCTTCTTTGCTTTCTTGGGGCTCTTTGTTGCCTTTTTAGCGGTGGTGGCGGCTGGTTTCTTCACTTTCTTGGGTGATTTCTTAGCGGCAGTCTTCTTTGTCGCTGCAGTCTTGGGCTTCTTGGCAGCGACGGGTTTCTTGGCTGCGGGCTTCTTTGCTTTAGGAGCGGCTTTCTTCGCTGGTTTTGCCTTGGTCTCTGCCTGCTTTTTGTTCAGTTTGAAAGACCCGGAAGCGCCGGTGCCTTTGGTCTGGACCAGAGTGCCTTTAGTCACCAGATTCTTGATGGCGATCTTGACGCGGGCGTTTTTCTTCTCCACGTCGTAGCCACCGGCGGCGAGCGCTTTCTTCAGGGCGGCGAGAGAGACACCGCTCCTCTCCTTGGAAGCCGAGACAGCTTTGACGATGAGGTCACCCACGCTTGGTCCGGTTTTCTTTGCTTTTGCAGCGGATTTCTTTTTAGGCGCTTTGGCCGGCGCTGCGGCAACAGCTGGGACGGTTTCTGCCATTTCTTTACGCGTATGTAGGATCACACAGTAAACAAAATATCAGTAATGAGGAGTAGTAGAGCTCGCGGCGTTTTTACACAGCACATGAGAACCATATAGACTCAACCGGTACAGCTCAGTGTCTATGCGCCTCCACGAGCCGCTGGCGTGTGTTTTCTCCTCTaacatttacaataaaactGGAGTATTTAAACACATTGGCGCGATGAGAACAATGTAATTACAGAGCAGAGGCTCACAGCtatatattgaaacttaaacaCGTGTGAACAAAGGGTTATTTTGGCATCATCATATAAAATTCAAGATAATCATCAGCCGCTGGATGAAGCTGCTTATGGTTTTCATGAGTTTTTCTCGTTTAATGTTTATTGACAGGTCGAGCGCGTcttttgtgttttaaacagaCACTTTGTTAAATCGCTTGAATTAAATGAACATCACTGAAGGACTTGTGAAATGTTATATAAAGTAGTTGTTTTGATCATCTTGAAGCACACGCGCCATCCAGAGGCTACCTGTTACTTTGTCTATGATAAGTTGATATAATTTtctttgtgtatgtgtttgtcaATCAAATTGTCCCATGATCTCTCCATTCAGCAAATGAGTGTCTCCCATGTAGGTTTGTCATTGCCCCAATATGCTGCAGGATTTCATGCATCAGAATCAATGAAAAGCTAAAAGTGATTCAGTGGCATAGTGTGTAGGCCATGGGATCAAATCTCTGGCTGCTGGGACATAGGGGAGTGTCTCAGTGTTTGTGGGAGACCTAAATATATACAGCAGGGTCTTATTGCACATCATAAGTGTTGTTGCATAATACAAAGTAATGTACTGCATAAACATTTAACCCAATATTACAAGTTTTTACAGTGGAATTCAAGTGTTAAACTGTATATAGATGTGTTATACAGTAAGGTACGGCGGGAATATTCACACAATGTGCAGAATGTTAGGGTGGAGGAGAAATAATCTAACCATTTGGGGGCGGTTGGTCAGGAAGATCCATTGGCAGAAAGATGAGGAGAGACCTTAGTATAGCCGATTGGCTAGTAGTCTGTCAGGGATGACTGCATTGAATGCAGAGCTGTGGTCAGTACAGAGCATCCTCACAtgaacctcattcacacagcaaaTACCCATAAAAGTGTCTAAAGCTAAGATCATTTAGCAGCATAAAAATAGCACGTCACacgctcctttatagtcttatcataaacaaaaatgcacgcaagtggtttctggagagagaaataacggataataagcaaacttcagatgctgcagaaaaaacctaccaagtgcaggactttaaccCTTGTATTGTGTTCGATTTTCGTGACGATTTTGATGGAGCGGGTCACATTGACCCGCATTGGATTCAATGCAATTCCTTACATATCAAattatgaaaaacaagaaggaATTTGGTATGAACAGGACCATTATAGCATCAGTATTTCTCACACATTACAAACacttaaaattaaaaagtatgatttaaaaaaatgcatttaaccacaatttttaacaaaaactgttgcaacattttaattttttaatttttcaacatgttttttttacatacctatgtttaaaacatcctacataaacaatttaatattgctgtgaaattaaattaagcttttatttttctaaatatGCTCATCTTTTTTTCTTGAGGCTCATTGTACAAATTCAAGAAATCCCTGTTTATATGATGTGCACACATCAAGCATGTGCTTTCTGACTTcttgcattttacacaaatgGTGCTTATTTTGTGGGGCACAGCTGGCATCACCTGTGTTCACCTCTGGATTTTTTGTGGGTCTGAATTCATCTGCTTTACatagtatttcatatacatttaaacagaaatgatagttcacatttacttttctgTGTCTGAGGAAGTTTTTGTAGTACTGAAAATAGTAAGAAACAGCTCACTTTTCCCTTTCCAGAGTAGTAAAACACCAAcataaacgcaataaatgtttttaatttgtgtctatacagttgccttggaacaaacaaatatgggtcaaattgacccgcaaacatcaaaattgtaaaaaaaatgcattatttaaaaaaaaacacttctaaacacatcagtgtatcctaactttgcatgcatgttcatgaccctaaatgagaaaaaagtgacaaaatgtCTGGAAGAAACCGGTAACTTaagtagtatttcatatacattgtGAATAGAAATGATAGCTCACTTTTACCAACTGTGTCTGTAAAAGTCTTTTTCAGTACTATAAAAGTGAGAAGAAGCATTTTTACCCCCATTTCAGGATAGTAAAACACCAATATAgcaacaaacactaaaaatatatatttcatttaggtctatacagttgcttttgaacaaaacaaaacctcaaaatcgttacaaaattattttggtacttcaaaacatatcagcatgtccaaactttgcatgcatgttcatggcggtaaatgagaaaaagtcacaaaatttcaagaaaaaaaatcacaggtTAACTGGTTTATCCGACAGCTTAAAAATCAAAAAGGGTCAAATTGACCCAGAACATAAGGGTTAAATACGTGAGGTGTCTTTACAGGATCTTTACGGTGTGAACGCACAAACAGATTCTGAAAAATCATTGACAGTGTGAATGAACCCAAAATCAATCAATCCCGGACAAATCCTGGATGCATTTTCCATGTTGGGTGTGGGTGTGGTGTGACGGTCTCTGACGATTTTACCTCGAATCAAACAAAGAGCAGTTGAGTTCTTCTGCTAGAGAGGCATTGGCATCAAAGGTCTTGTGAGTGTTGCTTTTGTAGTTTATGAGGTGCTGAATTCCCTTGCCAGAGTCGTTGTGGGTCATTGTTTATTAAGTGGTCCTCCATCTCTCTTTTGTACTCTGCTTTTGCATCTCTGATGGTCTGCACAGATTTGTAAAGGTCTTTGTCTCTGGCAGCATTGGGAGCCTTTAAAGGCTCGTACAGACTACATGACTTTTAAGTGTGGGCCCCAACTATTCCCCAGCTGTTCACACTACATGACTGTAGAAGTTGTGTTGAAGTTCTTGAGCTGTTCACACCACATGACACAATGTGATTGACCCACAACAGGAGGTCACACAGTACACAGGTTAAGCACAACGATTTTATTTTGTTTCCAAACCATGGTTAAGGTAATAAGAGaaattaaagtcgccatgaaacggaagtagcgattgccttattttccccgtggtgacgtatatccgaatgaaacggcttttgagatgaaataaggcagggctggatttgaatttgtccatcgagatctgattggatcgtttgaagttgggtcgtgtcgctaattgctaatcactgcgatcttctcccggaccccgcccacctgccatacttttgaccggaagtgaagagagatcgttttgaggaggggaggagatttgcatttttgattaaagattatgagcacacacaaatttttaaaaaataatgaagctcacagataagtcatttgttaataataccacaatattaaaaaaaatatatatagtttttcatttcaatttcattgcgactttaaactAACCGTCAAATCCCATTTGATAACAACTCTCTCTTAGATTTTTGTAGTCCATGTCGCGTTTGTCATAAAGTTCCTTGTTTTTAtaacaatatatatttatatttttataagcaatgtatttatataaaacaaTAAGACATCAGCTCCTCATCTTGCCTCGATGCATCTTCTTGGTCTGTGTTTACCTCTTTAACATGATTTGCTCTGCAAGACCATTTTGTGCTTAAGCGCCACCAAGTCATGTTTTATTGTAGCTTCAGCAGCTTCAGGCACGTGAACAAAAGTGCCAATTTTATTGGTCGGCCAGCTTTTAATGCGCGcgtcaaacaaacaaacaaacaaacaaacaaaaccgtGTAATATTGACCTCATGGATATCGTGGCATGGCCCTCAGTGTGAAagattttttctgatgaaaagTAAATTTATCTTTACAGTGTTTACAGCAATATTTCCTGCTAAAAATGATGGGAGCAAAAGTGTGCAGGCCCCAGCACGCAAGTCTTCACGATCATCCAGCACCAGCCGTGATAACGTCCAATCTAAACAAACGAAAACAGTCCGAGACGAACCTCTGGAGACGTACCTCTTATCAAAAGATGCCAAGGGAAAAATGAGAAAAAGAAGCgcaaaagagagaaagaggagCACAGAAGGAACGCTCTGCCAGTTTTTGGTCAGACCTACAGATGTTTATTTTATACtattttatttctgtatttttagTGTTTATACATTCAAGAAATATAGTTGAACATGTACATTTCATACATATGTTTATTTGCACTACCGTTCACTTAAACTGTCAGTGTGACTTATTGGCTTTACAGTTTCTGACTACCATCTAATATCATGAATATGTCAttttatctgtatttttatctgttttccTTAAAGACGGTGGTCCGAGGGTCCTTATCTGCTTTACTTTTGAAATGGATGATCCCCATGGAGGGAGAACCTTCTGTTTAATTCTCAACAATATGAAAAGTGTTGCCACTCCCATTTATTGCACTTTTCCCCCCGAAATGACACAATTTCCCTGTAACTATGCAGGCAAACATTgcctacttaaaaaaaaaaaaaaacgtgtttgCCTACTAAATCAGTCAAACCAATATGACGGCAAGATACTGACATATGATTATTATTAACCAATCAGATGTAGGTTATTTAGAACAGCTGTTACATGGATTCATACACGAGCTGCAGTGGAAGCACATTGACCATCTTTGTGTGATTGTAAGGATTCATTTAATTAGAAAATTATATCTATATAAAATGTTTGTTGTGTACACTGTTTTGTTCAAACGTTTATGTGTCTCATTAGTGTCGTTTTACGTAGGTTAACGTAGACTAACCATGTTCCGTACAACAACGATGTTCCGTACAGATTCACTTTTACCGCCGATCGCtgaataaatacaaaatatgtatCGGTGTCGTCTTCATTTCTcactcatccatccatctctgtTTAAGAGAGACACACCCCCAGCCGGTTGTTCCGGTGATATTTCAGAAAGTTTGCGCTTGAAAATGACCGATGGGCAAGCTACACTTGAGTACACTACAGCTGCTTGGGTGGGTATAACTAGAGCAGCGAACATTtacatttcaatttaatttatgcttttcacAGTATTACAAACTTTATAAGCTGCAATCTTTACTCCCTCTGTTTCTTACACAgtttttttgaaaaacaaaattgaCAGTCGAAGTACAGTTTCACActgtgtttatttttctttaacacTTTTCCTGCTGTGTTTCTGAATCTTATCTTATGTTTGCAGATAATGCATTGTACTGAAAGCAGGTGTGGGCCCcacaacaatggcggcgcttttaataaacacagattcctactttgtacttcgtgatcaacaaacaaacaaaaacaaaataatactttgatggcattgataaacctgtggtggttttctgtgaggGGAAATAAATGTAAGCCatctaaattaaataatttacgcgagaggcactttTGGAGACGGACAAATgttggctgttgcttgttctcacacgacagcatcaagcttcagtcatgctaacacattgagaggatcttatgaaaaactttccattattttacacaaAGTCAATAAAAATTGATCAGGACCAAAACAAGGGTACATTTTTGTAGGTTGTTTTAATTATATTACTGTTAATACATTGTATCTATATTTGTACTCTCATACTTTTACTTCACTGCACATGTGTgaatatttatacatatatgcCACTCAACAGCGATTTTTTTGTGTATAATAATCTTAAACCATTTGTTTATGATGCATTTTTGCTCTGCTATTAAAAGGCTACTGCTAAAACACTGCATATTTAATTGATATTACTGTAAACATACTACTCTCTTTACTGTATACTACTGTCTCCATTGCATGTCTATACAATATCCTTCCTCTGCAGTTTCTTCAATAAAAACTTCCTCTCTCCTTTTGTGCATTTTATCTTTGTGATTGGCTGTAGCACTCTATGTGGTAACCAGTGTTAGCTGGTTTGACTAACTGGTTTGTAGGTTCCTGTCTTTGTAACTAGTATGTCTGAAGTGCCTCTTCTGCTATAATGATTTCTCTGCATTCAAGGTCTTTCCACAGAAACacagatttaatgaatttctCCCAACTTGTGTCTGTGAAGGGAATGGTGGGTCCACTACCCTCAAATACATGCATGCAGCACTTCATgttttgacatttgatgttgtTCACAAATGAGAAGTTCAAGTCTCAATTTCCTGCGTCTGTAAGTAAAGCTTAGGGAGTTAACGTGTTGCCTAACATGAAGGCAGCCCCAGGAAACGCATTCGGACAGCCTTTATATGCAACGTAATGGaattctgtttgaaatataaacagagagcagctttgtgataactaatcgaatatttaaaaactacaatactaatttcttgctggaaaagttaaaatatacatttattttacgtAAAACTGTGCTCCAGCCGCTATCTTGGCTGCTGATTTATTTTCTGGAAACTCGACCatgcttaaccaatcacattcccaCTGCACACCACGCTGGCTTCAAAAATCTAATTGATAAAagtatctcaggagacaggaagtaaagcaGCATTTTAGCAGCATTTTAGAGCTTTCCCAGGGGTGAATTTGATCAGTAAATCAAACTAATTATATTTTTCCTAACAGCCCAGATGATTGGCTCATGCTATTTAAGTTatctttaattaaaacaaagcgtAAAGATAACAGCAATTATTAACAACAAACAATCTGCATGTGTATAAATACACTTAAGA
The DNA window shown above is from Paramisgurnus dabryanus chromosome 23, PD_genome_1.1, whole genome shotgun sequence and carries:
- the LOC135781027 gene encoding histone H1-like, with amino-acid sequence MAETVPAVAAAPAKAPKKKSAAKAKKTGPSVGDLIVKAVSASKERSGVSLAALKKALAAGGYDVEKKNARVKIAIKNLVTKGTLVQTKGTGASGSFKLNKKQAETKAKPAKKAAPKAKKPAAKKPVAAKKPKTAATKKTAAKKSPKKVKKPAATTAKKATKSPKKAKKPAAPKKAAKSPKKAKAAKPKTAKPKAAKPKKAAPKKK
- the LOC135781017 gene encoding uncharacterized protein — its product is MSGRGKTGGKTRAKAKTRSSRAGLQFPVGRVHRLLRKGNYAERVGAGAPVYLAAVLEYLTAEILELAGNAARDNKKTRIIPRHLQLAVRNDEELNKLLGRVTIAQGGVLPNIQAVLLPKKTEKPAKAKVKNKSKMSGRGKTGGKARAKAKTRSSRAGLQFPVGRVHRLLRKGNYGERVGAGAPVYLAAVLEYLTAEILELAGNAARDNKKTRIIPRHLQLAVRNDEELNKLLGRVTIAQGGVLPNIQAVLLPKKTEKPAKAK